One Ilumatobacter fluminis genomic window, GAGGCCTACCAGGAGCCGAGCGACGTCCACGCGTCGGTCGCCTCGTTCGAAGAGGGCCTGCGCAACAACCACGAGAACATCGCGCCCAGCCAGATCTACGCCTACGCCGCGCTGCAGTCGGACGTGCCGTTCGCCAACGGTGCGCCCAACCTGACCACCGACCTCGACTGCATCATCGAACTCGCCAAGCAGCGTGGCGTGCCGATCGCCGGCAAGGACTTCAAGACGGGTCAGACGCTCATGAAGACGATCCTGGCCCCGGGCCTGAAGGCCCGCATGCTCGGTATGCGCGGCTGGTACTCGACCAACATCTTGGGCAACCGCGACGGCGAGGTGCTCGACGCCCCCGAGAACTTCAAGACCAAGGAAGTCTCGAAGCTCGGTGTGCTCGACGGCATCCTGCAGCCCGAGGTCTACCCCGACCTGTACGGCAACATCGACCACGTCGTCCGGATCAACTACTACCCGCCCCGCGGCGACAACAAGGAGGGCTGGGACGCGATCGACATCTTCGGCTGGCTCGGCTACGAGATGCAGATCAAGGTCGACTTCCTCTGCCGTGACTCGATCCTCGCCGCCCCGATCGTGCTCGACCTCGCCCTGTTCATGGACCTCGCCCACCGCGCCGGCGAGTCGGGCGTCCAGGAGTGGCTGAGCTTCTACCTGAAGGCCCCGCAGGCCGCCGGGGAGACGCCGGCCGAACAGGACCTGTTCATCCAGCAGACGAAGCTGAAGAACACCCTCCGCGAGTGGATGGGCGAAGAGCCCGTCACCCACTCCGAAGCCGGCTGACCCGGAGTCGACCCGAAAAACCGGATGTGGGCGGGCCATCGGCCCGCCCACATTGTTTCCTTCCGGTCCCTGGTGCTCACCTGCGGCCGAAACCGTCGGTGGTATTCAGGCGGTACATCGTCCGGTACGCCGCTCGCGTTTCAACCGAACCGAAATTTCTCCGAACGGGGTGCCCCGGCGGCGTCGGTCGGTTCACCGTGCGACGACCCCGTCGTCGGTCACCACGACGTCGACCGCGACGTCGTGGTCCTCGACCGGGAGTTCGTCGACCAGTTGCTCCGCGAAGCACACGCCGATCGCCACACAATCGGCGCGGCGTCGGGCGAGGAACCGGTCGTACCAACCGCCGCCGCGCCCGAGCCGCGCACCGTCTGCGGTGAAGCCGAGCCCGGGGACGACGACGACGTCGGGCACCGACGGGTCGACCGGTTCGATCGCGTCAGGGTCGGCTGCCGGGACGACGACGGTCTTGCCGAGCGAGCGGCACCATGCCACGAAAGCATCGGTCGTCGGCTCGCCGGGGACCGAGTCGAACGCCATCACGACGCGGGCCGCTCGTACCGACGCCTCGTTTCGCACGTGCGACCACAACCGGACCGCCCGTCCACCGTCCGGGTCGAGACCGGCTCGGACCGCCGAGAGGTCGGCGCGCCGTTCCCGCTTCCGCTCGCCGATCTGCTCCGACACGGCCCCGGACTCTAATGTCGGGAGCGTGAGTGAGAACACCGAGCCAACGCCCGCCTTCGACGCGAAGGACTTCCGTACCGTGCTCGGCCACTTCCCCACCGGGGTCACGATCGTGACCGGTGCCGACGGCGATGACCCGGTCGGGT contains:
- a CDS encoding inositol-3-phosphate synthase codes for the protein MTARNIAPATGKLGVLLPGMGAVGSTFIAGVIAARQGIHPPIGSVSQMANIRLGKRDEGRNPLIRDFVPLADLDDIVFGGWDPLSNNAMEAAKTAGVLQGSDLDALSKEMEGIVPMDAVFDQRWVSRLEGVRVKDIPNKWDQAMALIDDIAKFKEENDCDRLVMVWCGSTEAYQEPSDVHASVASFEEGLRNNHENIAPSQIYAYAALQSDVPFANGAPNLTTDLDCIIELAKQRGVPIAGKDFKTGQTLMKTILAPGLKARMLGMRGWYSTNILGNRDGEVLDAPENFKTKEVSKLGVLDGILQPEVYPDLYGNIDHVVRINYYPPRGDNKEGWDAIDIFGWLGYEMQIKVDFLCRDSILAAPIVLDLALFMDLAHRAGESGVQEWLSFYLKAPQAAGETPAEQDLFIQQTKLKNTLREWMGEEPVTHSEAG
- a CDS encoding 5-formyltetrahydrofolate cyclo-ligase, which produces MSEQIGERKRERRADLSAVRAGLDPDGGRAVRLWSHVRNEASVRAARVVMAFDSVPGEPTTDAFVAWCRSLGKTVVVPAADPDAIEPVDPSVPDVVVVPGLGFTADGARLGRGGGWYDRFLARRRADCVAIGVCFAEQLVDELPVEDHDVAVDVVVTDDGVVAR